A genomic window from Euzebya rosea includes:
- a CDS encoding TetR/AcrR family transcriptional regulator — translation MPGPSAAGRRPDTGTRGDRTRAAVVAAARDRFAADGFERATGARIAADAGVSEPTIAFHFGSKAGLLVAVMQDYYDDLLQHMDAVIDSADAPLDRLTAFARWWMPHTAAHQPLMAVFGRQGRRTTSDEVVEAFRACNRRVTRVVDRLLDDLVHTGVMRPDVPTRVVRDAFFGTTEHLLLGHAATGRPDDLVAAADDVIDLLLNGAGSRTDPTPGPPPAPPGLAEIDAKLDRVLARLDPPDGRA, via the coding sequence GTGCCAGGCCCGTCCGCAGCCGGCCGACGTCCCGACACCGGCACACGGGGCGACCGCACCCGTGCCGCCGTGGTCGCCGCCGCACGGGATCGGTTCGCCGCCGACGGGTTCGAACGGGCCACGGGGGCCAGGATCGCGGCCGACGCCGGGGTGTCCGAGCCCACCATCGCCTTCCACTTCGGCTCCAAGGCGGGGCTGCTCGTCGCGGTCATGCAGGACTACTACGACGACCTGCTGCAGCACATGGACGCCGTCATCGACTCCGCCGATGCGCCGCTGGACCGCCTGACCGCCTTCGCACGCTGGTGGATGCCGCACACCGCTGCACACCAACCCCTGATGGCCGTCTTCGGGCGACAGGGCCGCCGCACGACCAGCGACGAGGTCGTGGAGGCGTTCAGGGCCTGCAACCGGCGGGTCACCCGGGTCGTCGACCGCCTCCTCGACGACCTCGTCCACACCGGGGTCATGCGGCCGGACGTCCCCACCCGGGTCGTGCGTGATGCGTTCTTCGGCACGACCGAACACCTGCTGCTCGGCCACGCCGCGACCGGGCGGCCCGACGACCTCGTCGCGGCCGCCGACGACGTGATCGACCTGCTGCTCAACGGCGCCGGGTCGCGCACCGATCCGACCCCGGGGCCACCCCCCGCCCCGCCGGGCCTGGCCGAGATCGACGCGAAGCTGGACCGGGTGCTCGCCCGGCTGGACCCACCGGACGGCAGGGCGTGA
- a CDS encoding shikimate kinase, protein MTPRSVVVLGLMGAGKTTVASAIAQHLGWPLRDSDIDIEAATGRTAAALVAADPEAPTLHDLEAQHALDALAEDRVVIAAAASVIERPEVRAAMADALVLWLDAPAEVLAARMASSDHRPDYGDPQEVVRTLDRRRRPLYREVADVIVDAAQPADAVLRAALAAVD, encoded by the coding sequence GTGACGCCGCGGTCCGTCGTGGTGCTCGGGCTCATGGGGGCGGGCAAGACGACCGTCGCCAGTGCCATCGCCCAGCACCTCGGGTGGCCGCTGCGGGACTCCGACATCGACATCGAGGCCGCCACGGGACGGACGGCAGCGGCGCTGGTCGCGGCCGATCCCGAGGCGCCCACCCTGCACGACCTCGAGGCGCAGCATGCGCTGGACGCCCTCGCCGAGGACAGGGTGGTCATCGCGGCCGCGGCGTCGGTCATCGAGCGGCCCGAGGTCCGTGCAGCGATGGCGGATGCCTTGGTCCTGTGGCTGGACGCCCCGGCGGAGGTGCTGGCCGCCCGCATGGCCAGCTCGGACCACCGGCCGGACTACGGCGACCCGCAGGAGGTCGTCCGCACCCTCGACCGCCGTCGGCGTCCGCTGTACCGCGAGGTCGCCGACGTGATCGTCGACGCCGCCCAGCCGGCCGACGCGGTGCTCCGCGCCGCGCTGGCCGCGGTCGACTGA
- a CDS encoding acyltransferase family protein: MPALDGLRALAVMAVIVYHADAAWLPGGYLGVEVFFAISGYLITALLITEFDRTDRIDFVDFWKRRAKRLLPALGVLLIGVALLAMFTARDALGSLWGQSVAASTYVMNWSLIATEQSYFESFGRPPLLQHLWSLAIEEQFYLLMPALFLAGRRLLGRRITLGVVLAGIVASVTLMWTGFDPTVDPSRLYYGTDTRAAGILVGVAMAMVWRPWVAGGPLTERLRASAWPDIAGVAGLLVIGHQLWTLGAYDARLYRGGFLLIAVATVAVVAAVANPGSLVAVPLSAKPLRWIGQRSYGLYLWHWPVFMVLRPGVDTIVSEPWLTVLRLSATVALAELSFTFIERPVREGRFGQQVVALFRSAPETPVLRRGVAIVAISGISLFAVGNVQLARQSPAAAAPIELATTDGTTPSYIPKGVRGEVMVAEHVDGPPTPLSTDEPVDEPPADPDTLPAYDFGRVFVVGDSVMVGAAEQVETLDGVVMDARIGRQWHELLEMPEVDPGPDDAVVIHLGNNGAVTTDTLDAVLERFSDAGRVVLVTVRVPRPWESQVNRALSGATGRYPNTVLADWQGASDGTPNWFGGDGVHLTQSGAKALRDTIAYALRVD, encoded by the coding sequence ATGCCGGCGCTCGATGGGCTGCGTGCGCTGGCCGTGATGGCCGTGATCGTCTACCACGCCGACGCGGCGTGGCTGCCGGGCGGGTACCTGGGGGTCGAGGTCTTCTTCGCCATCTCCGGCTACCTGATCACGGCGTTGCTGATCACCGAGTTCGACCGCACCGATCGGATCGACTTCGTCGACTTCTGGAAACGACGGGCCAAGCGGTTGCTGCCGGCGCTTGGGGTCCTGCTGATCGGCGTGGCCCTGCTGGCGATGTTCACGGCGCGTGATGCGCTCGGCAGCCTCTGGGGCCAGTCGGTCGCGGCGTCGACCTACGTGATGAACTGGTCGTTGATCGCGACCGAGCAGTCCTACTTCGAGTCCTTCGGTCGGCCGCCCCTGCTGCAGCACCTGTGGTCCCTCGCGATCGAGGAGCAGTTCTACCTGCTCATGCCGGCCCTCTTCCTGGCCGGCCGACGCCTGCTGGGCCGGCGGATCACGCTCGGCGTGGTGCTGGCCGGCATCGTGGCCTCGGTCACCCTGATGTGGACCGGGTTCGACCCGACGGTGGACCCCTCGCGGCTCTACTACGGCACCGACACCCGGGCGGCCGGCATCCTCGTCGGCGTCGCCATGGCCATGGTCTGGCGGCCGTGGGTGGCCGGCGGCCCGCTGACCGAACGCCTGCGGGCGTCCGCCTGGCCCGACATCGCCGGCGTGGCCGGACTACTCGTCATCGGCCACCAGCTGTGGACCCTCGGCGCCTACGACGCCCGGCTGTACCGCGGTGGGTTCCTGCTGATCGCCGTCGCCACCGTCGCGGTGGTCGCCGCCGTCGCCAACCCCGGCTCGTTGGTCGCCGTGCCGTTGTCGGCCAAGCCCCTTCGCTGGATCGGGCAGCGGTCCTACGGCCTGTACCTGTGGCACTGGCCGGTCTTCATGGTCCTTCGTCCGGGCGTGGACACCATCGTCTCCGAGCCGTGGCTGACCGTCCTGCGCCTCAGCGCCACCGTGGCGCTCGCCGAGCTGTCGTTCACCTTCATCGAGCGGCCGGTCCGGGAGGGCCGGTTCGGCCAGCAGGTCGTGGCGTTGTTCCGCAGCGCCCCCGAGACCCCGGTGCTGCGTCGCGGCGTGGCGATCGTGGCCATCTCCGGCATCTCGCTGTTCGCGGTCGGCAACGTGCAGCTGGCCCGGCAGAGCCCCGCGGCGGCGGCCCCCATCGAGCTGGCCACCACCGACGGCACGACCCCGTCCTACATCCCGAAGGGTGTCCGTGGTGAGGTCATGGTCGCCGAGCACGTCGACGGCCCGCCCACCCCGCTGTCCACCGACGAACCCGTCGACGAACCCCCCGCCGACCCCGACACGTTGCCGGCCTACGACTTCGGCCGCGTCTTCGTCGTCGGTGACAGCGTCATGGTCGGCGCCGCCGAGCAGGTGGAGACCCTCGACGGCGTCGTGATGGACGCCCGGATCGGTCGGCAGTGGCACGAGCTGCTGGAGATGCCGGAGGTCGATCCGGGACCCGACGATGCCGTCGTGATCCACCTCGGCAACAACGGCGCCGTCACCACCGACACCCTCGACGCCGTGCTGGAGCGCTTCTCCGACGCCGGTCGCGTGGTGCTGGTCACCGTCCGCGTGCCCCGTCCGTGGGAGTCCCAGGTGAACCGAGCGCTGTCCGGCGCCACCGGCCGGTACCCCAACACCGTCCTCGCCGACTGGCAGGGCGCCTCCGACGGGACCCCGAACTGGTTCGGCGGCGACGGCGTGCACCTGACGCAGAGCGGTGCCAAGGCCCTCCGCGACACGATCGCCTACGCCCTGCGGGTCGACTGA
- a CDS encoding AAA family ATPase, with the protein MPKFVNREQELRALTRACDPGMAVVSGRRRVGKTALLDHFSTERASVFLPGTRAPIGEALRRLEERVRAVVPPQAGDLLDLGHFETWDTALGYLIARSMDDPLLLVLDEFPYLCEADPSLPSTLQARWDHRGESQLSIILAGSHVGLMEELVSTDAPLFGRPDMHLRLGPFSWRHAPLLVGGDDPDVWMEAFVTLGGMPRYLALWDPRHDAATNLAELLDGPGAPLGDEGTVVLQELTPGSAAARVLELVALDASTFTTIRDRAGLAPATTSEALTSLERLGLLDRITPAGEDPRRTRRVRYRVRDPFLRLWLGVVLPHRDAFELGRGAAVLRRKADRIAASQAAAWTGVAADWMAEQTGVSCGEWWGGPGEDVVDVLGVDGAHPVAAASCHWASGVDGGVWRDRILQAMPTRPDEVHVMARAGEGVLTPAALHR; encoded by the coding sequence ATGCCGAAGTTCGTCAACCGTGAACAAGAGCTGCGCGCCCTCACCCGTGCGTGCGATCCGGGCATGGCCGTGGTCAGCGGACGTCGTCGGGTGGGCAAGACCGCCCTGCTGGACCACTTCTCCACCGAGCGGGCGTCGGTGTTCCTGCCGGGCACGCGGGCCCCGATCGGAGAGGCGCTGCGCCGTCTGGAGGAGCGGGTGCGCGCGGTCGTCCCGCCGCAGGCCGGCGACCTGCTGGACCTCGGGCACTTCGAGACGTGGGACACCGCGCTCGGGTACCTGATCGCGCGGTCCATGGACGACCCGCTGCTGCTCGTCCTCGACGAGTTCCCCTACCTGTGCGAAGCCGACCCATCGTTGCCGTCGACCCTGCAGGCACGGTGGGACCACCGCGGCGAGTCACAGCTGTCGATCATCCTCGCCGGCAGCCACGTGGGCCTGATGGAGGAGCTGGTCTCCACCGACGCCCCGCTCTTCGGCCGTCCCGACATGCACCTGCGGCTCGGACCGTTCTCGTGGCGCCACGCGCCGCTTCTGGTCGGCGGGGACGACCCGGACGTGTGGATGGAGGCCTTCGTGACCCTCGGGGGCATGCCGCGGTACCTGGCGCTGTGGGATCCCCGCCACGACGCCGCGACCAACCTGGCCGAGCTGTTGGACGGGCCCGGCGCGCCGCTCGGCGACGAGGGCACCGTCGTCCTGCAGGAGCTGACCCCCGGCTCGGCGGCTGCTCGGGTGCTCGAGCTCGTCGCCCTCGATGCCTCCACCTTCACCACCATCCGGGACCGGGCGGGCCTTGCCCCCGCGACCACCAGCGAGGCGCTGACCAGCCTGGAGCGCCTCGGGCTGCTGGACCGCATCACCCCGGCCGGCGAGGACCCCCGCCGCACCCGCAGGGTCCGCTACCGGGTACGCGACCCGTTCCTGCGGCTCTGGCTCGGTGTGGTCCTCCCCCACCGTGACGCCTTCGAGCTCGGGCGGGGTGCGGCGGTGCTGCGACGCAAGGCCGACCGCATCGCTGCCTCACAGGCTGCGGCGTGGACCGGTGTCGCGGCCGACTGGATGGCCGAGCAGACCGGGGTGTCGTGCGGTGAGTGGTGGGGCGGACCGGGCGAGGACGTCGTCGACGTGCTCGGCGTCGACGGCGCCCATCCGGTGGCGGCGGCGTCCTGCCACTGGGCGTCGGGGGTCGACGGTGGCGTGTGGCGCGACCGGATCCTCCAGGCGATGCCGACGAGGCCCGACGAGGTGCACGTCATGGCCAGGGCGGGCGAGGGCGTGCTGACCCCGGCTGCCCTGCACCGCTGA
- a CDS encoding aspartate/glutamate racemase family protein — MTADRCLGLLGGMAWPSTLEAYRRLNRLVNDALGGVHSADLVVRSFDFAAVEALQADGDWDGAGRLLGAAAGGLRACGADAIMICTNTMHRVEADVRRISGLPVLHIADATAAAVRAAGIQRVGLLGTAYTMEGDFYRGRLGAHGLEVVVPDAAGRAAIHGIIYDELVNDVVTEDSRAVARQLVRDLVADGARGVIAGCTEIELLIGGDDVDVPWFPTTEIHVDAAAGWLLGCPFPGPPPGS; from the coding sequence ATGACTGCCGACCGCTGCCTGGGCCTGCTGGGAGGGATGGCATGGCCGTCCACGCTGGAGGCCTACCGCCGCCTGAACCGCCTCGTGAACGACGCGCTCGGAGGGGTTCACTCCGCCGACCTGGTCGTCCGCTCCTTCGACTTCGCGGCGGTCGAGGCCCTGCAGGCCGACGGGGACTGGGACGGTGCCGGCCGGCTGCTGGGTGCGGCGGCCGGTGGACTCCGTGCCTGCGGTGCCGACGCGATCATGATCTGCACCAACACGATGCATCGCGTCGAGGCCGACGTGCGGCGCATCAGCGGGCTGCCGGTGCTGCACATCGCCGACGCCACCGCCGCCGCCGTGCGTGCGGCCGGGATCCAGCGCGTGGGGCTGCTGGGGACCGCCTACACGATGGAGGGGGACTTCTACCGAGGACGGCTCGGCGCCCACGGCCTGGAGGTGGTGGTCCCCGACGCCGCCGGCCGGGCCGCCATCCACGGCATCATCTACGACGAGCTGGTCAACGACGTGGTCACCGAGGACAGCCGCGCGGTCGCCCGCCAGCTCGTCCGGGACCTCGTCGCCGACGGCGCACGGGGGGTGATCGCCGGGTGCACCGAGATCGAGCTGCTCATCGGCGGCGACGACGTGGACGTCCCGTGGTTCCCGACCACGGAGATCCACGTCGACGCGGCGGCCGGATGGCTGCTCGGATGCCCGTTCCCGGGGCCCCCGCCGGGGAGCTGA
- a CDS encoding mechanosensitive ion channel family protein has product MPETELVEQATNAALSVGVLAIAGILALGVHLLAVRAIFRLGRSDRFAQEATARAKWPARTTSVLVGLLGGMLFTELPDGVTEGLTHLLLVLAILAGTVTLMRLAVAVEVSILSGLDMEAEDNSWARGRTTRAILLRRISSALILMVGFGSVLLTFETARTVGTSLLASAGILGLVVGVAAQSTLANIVAGIQIAVAEPIRIDDVVVVEGHWGNIEQLSLTYVVVRTWDRRRIVLPTSWFVSTPFENWSMYGAQIIGDVVWQLDHRVPMGAMREEFHRQVEEHPLWDGDVAVLQVIEVTGPTVKVRGLVSSQNSHNAWDLRCAVREGILVWLAEHHPHALPTTRLLEAAPDPSTLRPSSPPPAPMRSPGPDDVPNPDPSRTGEWPVIDR; this is encoded by the coding sequence ATGCCGGAAACCGAACTCGTCGAACAGGCCACCAACGCCGCCCTGAGCGTCGGCGTGCTGGCGATCGCCGGGATCCTCGCCCTCGGCGTGCACCTGCTGGCCGTCCGGGCCATCTTCCGGCTGGGCCGATCGGACCGGTTCGCCCAGGAGGCAACCGCGCGGGCCAAGTGGCCGGCACGGACGACGTCGGTGCTGGTCGGCCTGCTCGGCGGGATGTTGTTCACCGAGCTGCCCGACGGAGTCACCGAGGGCCTCACCCACCTCCTCCTGGTGCTGGCCATCCTCGCCGGCACCGTCACCCTGATGCGCCTGGCCGTGGCGGTGGAGGTGTCGATCCTGTCCGGCCTGGACATGGAGGCCGAGGACAACTCCTGGGCGCGCGGCCGGACGACGCGCGCCATCCTCCTGCGCCGCATCTCCTCGGCGCTCATCCTCATGGTCGGGTTCGGCTCGGTGCTGCTGACCTTCGAGACGGCACGCACGGTCGGCACCTCGCTCCTGGCCTCGGCGGGGATCCTGGGCCTGGTCGTCGGTGTGGCTGCGCAGTCGACGCTGGCCAACATCGTCGCGGGCATCCAGATCGCCGTCGCCGAGCCGATCCGCATCGACGACGTGGTGGTCGTCGAGGGCCACTGGGGCAACATCGAGCAGCTGTCCCTCACCTACGTCGTGGTGCGCACCTGGGACCGCCGGCGGATCGTCCTGCCCACCTCCTGGTTCGTGTCGACGCCGTTCGAGAACTGGTCGATGTACGGCGCCCAGATCATCGGTGACGTGGTGTGGCAGCTCGACCACCGCGTGCCGATGGGTGCCATGCGGGAGGAGTTCCACCGCCAGGTCGAGGAACATCCGCTGTGGGACGGCGACGTGGCGGTGCTGCAGGTCATCGAGGTGACCGGGCCGACGGTGAAGGTGCGCGGCCTCGTCAGCAGCCAGAACTCTCACAACGCCTGGGACCTTCGGTGCGCGGTCCGCGAGGGGATCCTCGTGTGGCTGGCCGAGCACCACCCCCACGCGCTGCCGACCACCCGCCTGCTCGAGGCGGCGCCCGACCCGTCGACGCTGCGTCCCTCGTCGCCGCCCCCGGCGCCCATGCGCAGCCCCGGTCCCGACGACGTGCCGAACCCCGACCCCTCGCGTACCGGCGAGTGGCCGGTCATCGACCGCTGA